The nucleotide window TGTCCTGGTAGAGGCCGGATATCCACCTGAGATCGCCTACTTTGAATGTGTACACGAGCTTAAGCTCATTGCTGATCTCATCCATACAGACGGAATTGCTGGAATGTCTAACAAAATCTCAACAACAGCCCTATTCGGCCAAATCGTACAGGGTGAACGACTTATTGATCAACACGTAAGGGACTCTATGCGTGAACAGCTTCAGAGAATTCAGAGTGGGGAGTTTGCCCATCAGTGGATTGATCAAGAATATGGCGAGAACCAGTGCGCAACTATTCGAGACTGGCTTAAAGAGTGCCAAAGTTGGGAGGTAGAGGAAGTAGGCAGTAAAATCCGAGATGCAATGGATTTCACCGAGAAGAATCCTGAGCGTAAATGACAGAATCAATCATTTCCTTCCAAGGTGTTAGCTTTAAGCGTGAGGGCACGTGCTTACTCTCTGATGTGCACTGGCGGACAGATAGTGGTCAACATTGGGCGATACTTGGCTCAAATGGAAGTGGCAAGAGTCTTCTTCTGAAGATGGTGAGTGGTTACCTGTTTCCTACAGATGGACGGGTCAGCATCTTGGGAAGGAAGTTTGGAGAATGCGATCTTAGAGAACTCCGTCGATCAATAGGGTGGGTTTCTCTTGAACTTCAATTTCTCTTTCCTACCACAGCTACGGTGCAGGATGTAGTGACATCGGGCTTATCATCGCATCTCGGAGTCTTTACAACACCTCGTGATGAAGATACGAAAAAAGTGGCAGCCATGCTTGAAGAGTTTCAGCTCTCTTCTTGTGCCAGTCGCATCTTTAGAAGTCTTTCTTATGGAGAGCAAAAAAGAGCCCTACTTGCACGGGCTCTGATTTCTCAACCATCCATTCTTATTCTTGATGAGCCGTGTACTGGATTGGATATTCGCGCGAGGGAGAGATTCTTAGAACTCCTAGAGCAGCGAGTTCTCGATAACCAGACACTGCACGTTCTGTATACGTCGCACCATGCTGATGAGATTATGCCCTTCATCACTCATCTTTTAACCCTGAAAAACGGAGAGATATCAGCAAGCGGGCCCAAGAAAGAGGTTCTCTCATCAAAACTTCTCTCGAATCTTTTCGATTTTCCGGTTATGCTTCATCACAATGCTATGCAGGACCGTTATTCGGTCGAACATGAAAGGGGATACACCACCGAAGAGGCGAATGTAGCGGGTGACAAGAGCTCATGTTTGAGAATCGACGAGAATACCTGAACAATTTACTCAATATTGAAACCTTAATCCTAAGGGGTGAACCCCCCGAGCAAAAACACTCAAGTCTCTATTTTGAAACTCTCGAAAGTTGGTGCGCTCAGATTCCAACCGGGACACTCAACGAAAAGGAACTTCTCCCTTTTTTGATTACTTCTGTGTCTGCCTCTGAGAATTTACGTACTCTTGAAATCCTTGCGAATACTTTCATGGAGATAGAAAGACGTGAACCCGGCCTGTTTGAAGATATTCAGCTCGTTAGTAAACTCTTTGCGGAAAAGGTCCTTGCATTCGACAAGGAGAACCTATCTGGTGTTGTAGAAGAAAGTACGATACAAGCCATAGCCAAGCGGTGTACCAGTGCCTCCGCGCAGGCACTAGCACAAATTGCAGCTGGGAAAATACCTCTTCCGAAAAAGAACGCTGAGATCCTCAGAACAAGAGCCGTTGAAGCACTGGGAACATTTGGAAGTATGGCCTTACCATTTATTTCTGGCATCGAACAATTTGTATATGAGAAGGGGATCCTGGCTGGTGACAACGCTATACTGAGCAGTGGGATCGCGGTAGCGCATACTATTGAAAACGATGAGCTCTCTCGTCGCGAACTCCTCGGCTATCCTGTTTTTGGATTCACAGAATTTCCTGGAGAGGCAACGAGTACTCCTGAGGTCACACCAGGTGATCTTCAAAGTGATATGCGATTCAAGTTTATTGCCAACGATCTCCCGTCCGAGTGTCGCATTCGATTATATTTTTCAATTCTTGAAGAGCCTATTATTGTTCTTTCTCAGGATAAACTTTCGTTCGGACACAGCATCAAGGAGCAGATCTCGACTCACATTGCGCGTCTGACCATGTTTATGGGAGCAGAGTCTTTACCTCGAATCTTCGAGATCAGTCCAAATTCAGACGTCTCCCCTGCAAGGGAACTTAATGTTTCCCTCACGGATCACTCTGTAAGAACGCTCTATGAGGGATTTGAGCCAAATCACCTATTCGAGACTCAATTTGGAATACGGTCACCTGGATTTATTGAATATTAGCGAACCACTCCACTGCGCTTCAACGATTCGTACGCCGTTTGAATCTGGTGAAAGCGTGTCACACCATGCCCATTTGAATTCTGATTCTTATCCGGATGATTCTCTTTTACCAACCGACGATAAGCAGTTTTGATCTCAGCTGAAGAAGCACCTGAAGTTAACCCAAGAACTTTTAGATGTTGAGTTCGAGACAAAGAACGAAGGGTATTCTCTGAGCGCCTTGCTTTCTCAGAATCTATTTTTCTGTGTTCGCCTGAATCATTCTTTCGATGCTGGTTCTGTACATATCCCTTTTTCTCATAGTATGCCTGAAGAATTGAATCTTCAATTTTAACCAAATCTTTCAAATGCATGCCCATAGCGCGGGCCACGGTTTCAAGTGCTTGAGCTTCAGATTGATTTTTAGCACCATCTGCAATCACAATGTGTATTCCATAGAAGAGTATTTTTCGCAGATCTGCTTTTCTCTCTACATATCTCCAATAGAACAACGACGTTTTTTCTTGCAGGCTTCTTCCCTGTAGTTCTTGGGATTTGAACGCTTCTATCAGTTGACTGATGTCATCGGGTGTCTTGGCAAATTGGTGGATAAATCCCTTTTTAAATTCTGAAATTTCTTCCTCATTTATATCCCTGTCACTCCGGGCAATTTCTCCGAGTAGCTTTGCACTTTCTAGCAGGAATATGCGGTCTGAGTTTCGCTCTCGCGCATGAGCTGCACCATGAGCAGCTTCCTGGCTTTCAGGACGCCAAACGAAACGAAAGATTTTTGCCACATTTTTTAGGCTATAGGAGTTCATGATGAAAACGAGTCAGTTCCCCATAACTATACGTCTACCTGCGTGCGATTATCTATGGAAAGCCACATAAAAAAGCCAGCATCCCAATATTTTTAGTCTTTTTAGTGAGAAATGAATATGAGTTCAGTACTTTACACGTCAATCCTTTCGGAGGACGATACGTGAATGAAAATTTGGAACAGCTATTTATTGATTTTTTTTCTCATCGTTATTCAGCCTCTATCATGTCTTGCGCAAGATTCATCTTCATCACGTAGTGCTTCAGCAGTTGTACGCTCAGCGATTGAATACTGGCGTTCTGATACCTCTATCGCTATCGCTACTATGGTGGTACACCGACCAGCCTGGGAACGTACCATGAAAATGAAGAGCTGGACCGAGGGAACGAATCGGTCTTTGATTAAATTCTTAGAGCCGGCAAAAGATGCTGGCTCTGCCTCTTTGAAAGATGATGCCACTATCTGGACTTTTTCACCGAAAATTAACCGTGCAATCAAAATACCTGCGAGTATGATGTCTCAGAGTTGGATGGGCTCGGATTTCTCTTATAACGACCTCGCACGCGATGATGATATCCTAGAGTATTATACCCATCGGTTTCTTCCTGAACAGACCGAGGGGAATCACAAAGTGTTTGTAATCGAAGCCATTCCTGACGAAGATTCTCCGATTGTCTGGGGGAAAGAGATATTAAAGATACGAGATGATAGTCTCTTACTCGCTCATGAGTTTTATGACCAGGATCTCATTCTTGTTAAACGGCTCGAGACTCTCTCGACAGGAATCTTTGATGGAAAGGTATTCCCGAAGAAAATGAGGATGTATTCCGAAGAGCGGCAGGGCGAGTGGACTGAAATTATACATAACGAGATTCGGTTTCAGGTAACTCTTCCAAAAAATCTCTTCACTCTCTCGTATCTGAAGAATCCAAGGCTTTTTTAGAGCGAGAATCAAGCAGAAAGAGGGCTAGGTTCTTACACTCAGAAATGGAAAGGAAAAGATGCTTATTGTAACGGCGTGGAGAAATATCTGGCGTAATACACGTCGCACACTCCTCACTGCTGGGGCAATAATGTTTAGCTGCTCGATTCTCTCCTTTATGGTGTCGCTACAACAAAGCTCCTATGCAGCAGCTATTCGAGCAGCTACCTCAATATACCAAGGGGCGTTTCAGATACAGCCTCTTGGATATCAAGAGGAACCACGGGCATATCTGACCATCACCAATCCGGAGAATCTAAGAGAGTCCCTCATTGATACTATTCCTGAGATACGTCAGGCAGGAATTCGAACCAATGTATTTGCTCTGGTCTCAACAGAGGAGAAGTCAATAGGTGTGCAAATTACGGGTGTCGAGCCGGAGAGAGAGCCTGCACTCTCAACCTTATTTGGTACTATTCGCGAAGGGCGTTATCTTGAGCCTAACGATCTGGGAAAGGCTATTGTTGGTGAATCACTCGCTCAGAAGCTTGGAGTTCGTGTCGGAGGGGAGCTCACCGTGTTAGGACAGGGAGCTGATGGCTCCATCGCAGCGACGATCTTGCGAGTCGTGGGCATATTTTCTAGTGGTTCTTCGCTTCTTGATGGAAATCTCATTGAAGCTCCTATCAAGACAATTCAGGATGCATTTGCCTTACCAGACCAGGCTCACAATATCGTCATACAGACCGAACAGTTCGCAAATCTGGAAAAGCTTAAAAGGCAAATTCAGGATTGGGCACACTCACACCATATTGATGATGACCTAGCGGTCTTATCATGGGAGGAACTCAATCCTGGTCTTCGTGAATCAATAGAGCTCGATCTCATTTCTGGCTGGCTATTTTTTCTATCACTGATTGTAATTGTAGCCTTTGGTGTCTTGAATACTTTCCTGATGTCGCTTCTCGAGCGCACTAGAGAATTTGGTCTTCTGCTTGCTCTGGGCATGACAGGAAATCGAATTTTCGTCCTGATGCTCGTTGAAATTATTGGGCTTCTGCTTCTTGGTATCTGTCCTGGGATTATACTTGGAGCGGGAGTAATTCTGTATTTTCATTTTTATGGTCTCAGCATTCCGGGCGCCGAAGAAATCAATAAACTCTGGAATCTGCCAGTAACTCTTTATCCGCAGCTCTCAATAGAATATCTAGTAGTGGGCCCCATTGTGGTACTCGCGGTTACGCTTATACTCATTATCCCTTTTTCAATTCGGCTTCGAGCTCTTAAGCCCGTTGAAGCTCTAGGGAGCGCAATATGAAAACTCTTTTTTCATCGCTGAGCATTGTATTCTTCTTAGCCTTACGAAATATTTTTCGTAATAAACGACGGACATTTGTAACCCTGCTCTCTGTGATTCTTGGCGTAAGCAGTACGTTGATCCTTGCTGGTATAGCTAGAGGGATGGCTCAGCAAATCATTGACGACAGCATTTATAGTTTAGTCGGACATATTAAAATTCAGCATATTCGCTTTCACCACGATCCATCTATAGCACACACGATCTATGTCGATGAGCATCAACTCTCATCCCTTAGAGCCATTCCAGAGGTAAAAGCAGTACTCCCCCGTATTCGTATACATGCTGTGCTACAGAGCGAACGGGATGCAGCGCCAATAACCCTCATTGGCGAATATCCAGAACGTGAACGTGATTTTTCGCTGGGGGGTTCACTGGCAACGCGAGGAAACTCGCTTGAGGGCGCACAAGACTCCAAGATAATGCTCGGTGAAAGCATAC belongs to bacterium and includes:
- a CDS encoding ATP-binding cassette domain-containing protein, which translates into the protein MTESIISFQGVSFKREGTCLLSDVHWRTDSGQHWAILGSNGSGKSLLLKMVSGYLFPTDGRVSILGRKFGECDLRELRRSIGWVSLELQFLFPTTATVQDVVTSGLSSHLGVFTTPRDEDTKKVAAMLEEFQLSSCASRIFRSLSYGEQKRALLARALISQPSILILDEPCTGLDIRARERFLELLEQRVLDNQTLHVLYTSHHADEIMPFITHLLTLKNGEISASGPKKEVLSSKLLSNLFDFPVMLHHNAMQDRYSVEHERGYTTEEANVAGDKSSCLRIDENT
- a CDS encoding ABC transporter permease translates to MLIVTAWRNIWRNTRRTLLTAGAIMFSCSILSFMVSLQQSSYAAAIRAATSIYQGAFQIQPLGYQEEPRAYLTITNPENLRESLIDTIPEIRQAGIRTNVFALVSTEEKSIGVQITGVEPEREPALSTLFGTIREGRYLEPNDLGKAIVGESLAQKLGVRVGGELTVLGQGADGSIAATILRVVGIFSSGSSLLDGNLIEAPIKTIQDAFALPDQAHNIVIQTEQFANLEKLKRQIQDWAHSHHIDDDLAVLSWEELNPGLRESIELDLISGWLFFLSLIVIVAFGVLNTFLMSLLERTREFGLLLALGMTGNRIFVLMLVEIIGLLLLGICPGIILGAGVILYFHFYGLSIPGAEEINKLWNLPVTLYPQLSIEYLVVGPIVVLAVTLILIIPFSIRLRALKPVEALGSAI
- a CDS encoding outer membrane lipoprotein-sorting protein, producing the protein MKIWNSYLLIFFLIVIQPLSCLAQDSSSSRSASAVVRSAIEYWRSDTSIAIATMVVHRPAWERTMKMKSWTEGTNRSLIKFLEPAKDAGSASLKDDATIWTFSPKINRAIKIPASMMSQSWMGSDFSYNDLARDDDILEYYTHRFLPEQTEGNHKVFVIEAIPDEDSPIVWGKEILKIRDDSLLLAHEFYDQDLILVKRLETLSTGIFDGKVFPKKMRMYSEERQGEWTEIIHNEIRFQVTLPKNLFTLSYLKNPRLF
- a CDS encoding J domain-containing protein — encoded protein: MNSYSLKNVAKIFRFVWRPESQEAAHGAAHARERNSDRIFLLESAKLLGEIARSDRDINEEEISEFKKGFIHQFAKTPDDISQLIEAFKSQELQGRSLQEKTSLFYWRYVERKADLRKILFYGIHIVIADGAKNQSEAQALETVARAMGMHLKDLVKIEDSILQAYYEKKGYVQNQHRKNDSGEHRKIDSEKARRSENTLRSLSRTQHLKVLGLTSGASSAEIKTAYRRLVKENHPDKNQNSNGHGVTRFHQIQTAYESLKRSGVVR